One Coffea arabica cultivar ET-39 chromosome 5c, Coffea Arabica ET-39 HiFi, whole genome shotgun sequence DNA window includes the following coding sequences:
- the LOC113690864 gene encoding uncharacterized protein isoform X3, which yields MEVEASFRVASRINCKAAPYRNPICNYRTLNLRFPYHHRLPHLSNASFYTLKSCYCKAIVKESSTEVVEKGRKMYSHDIKLSSLTALCPLDGRYWAKVKELALFMSEYGLIRFRVLVEVKWLLKLSQIPEIPEVPSFSKDTEAYLQGLIDGFSLDDAMEVKKIEKVTNHDVKAVEYFLKQKCQSHPEIGKPASPTTLGKEMAIFAFRLSRERQDISKVKILGKFAGAVGNYNAHLVAYPDINWPQVAEEFVTSLGIDFNPYVPQIEPHDYMAKLFHSIIQFNNILVDFDRDIWGYISLGYFKQITKAGEIGSSTMPHKVNPIDFENSEGNLGVANGGLSHLSMKLPISRWQRDLTDSTVLRNMGVGLAHSLLAYRNTLMGIGKLQINEASLSEDLNHTWEVLAEPIQTVMRRYGVPEPYEKLKEVTRGRVVTQESMREFIKNLDIPGDAKMMLLNLTPQTYVGAAAELAKNIKTAINLVNGLTA from the exons ATGGAAGTGGAGGCTAGTTTTAGGGTGGCATCTCGTATCAATTGCAAAGCGGCGCCGTATCGCAATCCAATCTGCAATTATCGAACCTTAAACCTCCGTTTTCCCTACCATCACCGTCTTCCCCACCTCTCAAATGCTTCATTTTACACTCTCAAAAGCTGCTACTGCAAAGCCATTGTAAAAGAGAGCAGTACTGAAGTTGTAGAAAAA ggAAGGAAGATGTATTCACATGATATAAAGCTCTCAAGCCTTACGGCTCTGTGTCCTCTTGATGGACGTTATTGGGCTAAGGTCAAGGAGCTAGCTCTTTTTATGAGTGAATATGGTTTAATTcgctttagggttttagttgaG GTGAAATGGTTGTtaaaactttctcaaattcctgaAATTCCTGAGGTTCCAAGCTTCTCTAAAGATACTGAGGCTTATTTGCAAGGCTTGATTGATGGATTTAGCTTGGATGATGCCATGGAagtcaagaaaattgagaaggtGACTAACCATGATGTCAAGGCAGTGGAATATTTTTTGAAGCAAAAGTGCCAGTCACACCCAGAGATAGGAAAG CCAGCTTCACCTACGACCTTGGGAAAGGAAATGGCAATTTTTGCATTCAGGTTAAGTCGGGAAAGGCaagatatttcaaaagttaaaataCTTGGGAAGTTTGCTGGTGCTGTTGGAAACTATAATGCACATCTTGTGGCGTACCCTGATATCAATTGGCCGCAAGTTGCAGAGGAATTTGTGACATCTCTTGGAATTGATTTCAATCCCTATGTGCCTCAA ATTGAACCTCATGACTACATGGCCAAACTTTTTCATTCTATAATCCAGTTCAACAACATTCTAGTTGATTTTGATAGAGACATCTGGGGATATATCTCTTTAGGTTACTTCAAGCAG ATAACCAAAGCTGGTGAGATTGGATCTTCTACAATGCCTCACAAGGTTAACccaattgattttgaaaatagtGAAGGAAATCTTGGAGTGGCTAATGGAGGTTTGTCCCATTTAAGCATGAAGTTACCTATTTCACGCTGGCAG AGGGACTTGACTGATTCTACTGTTCTGAGAAACATGGGTGTAGGTTTAGCACATTCTCTTCTAGCCTACAGGAATACATTAATGGGCATTGGAAAGCTTCAG ATCAATGAAGCTTCCCTGAGTGAAGACTTGAACCACACATGGGAGGTGCTTGCAGAGCCAATACAAACT GTCATGCGAAGATATGGTGTCCCAGAGCCTTACGAAAAATTGAAGGAGGTAACAAGAGGAAGAGTGGTGACCCAAGAGAGCATGAGAGAATTTATTAAGAACCTGGATATACCAGGAGATGCAAAGATGATGCTCTTGAATTTAACACCCCAAACTTATGTTGGAGCAGCGGCTGAATTGGCAAAAAACATAAAGACAGCCATAAATTTAGTGAATGGATTGACCGCTTAA
- the LOC113690864 gene encoding uncharacterized protein isoform X1: MEVEASFRVASRINCKAAPYRNPICNYRTLNLRFPYHHRLPHLSNASFYTLKSCYCKAIVKESSTEVVEKGRKMYSHDIKLSSLTALCPLDGRYWAKVKELALFMSEYGLIRFRVLVEVKWLLKLSQIPEIPEVPSFSKDTEAYLQGLIDGFSLDDAMEVKKIEKVTNHDVKAVEYFLKQKCQSHPEIGKVVEFFHFACTSEDINNLAHALMLKEALSMVMIPAMDEVISAISDMAMENAHIPMLSRTHGQPASPTTLGKEMAIFAFRLSRERQDISKVKILGKFAGAVGNYNAHLVAYPDINWPQVAEEFVTSLGIDFNPYVPQIEPHDYMAKLFHSIIQFNNILVDFDRDIWGYISLGYFKQITKAGEIGSSTMPHKVNPIDFENSEGNLGVANGGLSHLSMKLPISRWQRDLTDSTVLRNMGVGLAHSLLAYRNTLMGIGKLQINEASLSEDLNHTWEVLAEPIQTVMRRYGVPEPYEKLKEVTRGRVVTQESMREFIKNLDIPGDAKMMLLNLTPQTYVGAAAELAKNIKTAINLVNGLTA, encoded by the exons ATGGAAGTGGAGGCTAGTTTTAGGGTGGCATCTCGTATCAATTGCAAAGCGGCGCCGTATCGCAATCCAATCTGCAATTATCGAACCTTAAACCTCCGTTTTCCCTACCATCACCGTCTTCCCCACCTCTCAAATGCTTCATTTTACACTCTCAAAAGCTGCTACTGCAAAGCCATTGTAAAAGAGAGCAGTACTGAAGTTGTAGAAAAA ggAAGGAAGATGTATTCACATGATATAAAGCTCTCAAGCCTTACGGCTCTGTGTCCTCTTGATGGACGTTATTGGGCTAAGGTCAAGGAGCTAGCTCTTTTTATGAGTGAATATGGTTTAATTcgctttagggttttagttgaG GTGAAATGGTTGTtaaaactttctcaaattcctgaAATTCCTGAGGTTCCAAGCTTCTCTAAAGATACTGAGGCTTATTTGCAAGGCTTGATTGATGGATTTAGCTTGGATGATGCCATGGAagtcaagaaaattgagaaggtGACTAACCATGATGTCAAGGCAGTGGAATATTTTTTGAAGCAAAAGTGCCAGTCACACCCAGAGATAGGAAAG GTGGTAGAGTTTTTCCACTTTGCCTGTACATCTgaagacattaacaatcttgcTCATGCACTTATGCTGAAAGAAGCTCTTTCTATGGTGATGATACCTGCTATGGATGAAGTGATTTCAGCTATAAGTGACATGGCTATGGAAAATGCTCACATTCCTATGCTTTCTCGCACCCATGGGCAG CCAGCTTCACCTACGACCTTGGGAAAGGAAATGGCAATTTTTGCATTCAGGTTAAGTCGGGAAAGGCaagatatttcaaaagttaaaataCTTGGGAAGTTTGCTGGTGCTGTTGGAAACTATAATGCACATCTTGTGGCGTACCCTGATATCAATTGGCCGCAAGTTGCAGAGGAATTTGTGACATCTCTTGGAATTGATTTCAATCCCTATGTGCCTCAA ATTGAACCTCATGACTACATGGCCAAACTTTTTCATTCTATAATCCAGTTCAACAACATTCTAGTTGATTTTGATAGAGACATCTGGGGATATATCTCTTTAGGTTACTTCAAGCAG ATAACCAAAGCTGGTGAGATTGGATCTTCTACAATGCCTCACAAGGTTAACccaattgattttgaaaatagtGAAGGAAATCTTGGAGTGGCTAATGGAGGTTTGTCCCATTTAAGCATGAAGTTACCTATTTCACGCTGGCAG AGGGACTTGACTGATTCTACTGTTCTGAGAAACATGGGTGTAGGTTTAGCACATTCTCTTCTAGCCTACAGGAATACATTAATGGGCATTGGAAAGCTTCAG ATCAATGAAGCTTCCCTGAGTGAAGACTTGAACCACACATGGGAGGTGCTTGCAGAGCCAATACAAACT GTCATGCGAAGATATGGTGTCCCAGAGCCTTACGAAAAATTGAAGGAGGTAACAAGAGGAAGAGTGGTGACCCAAGAGAGCATGAGAGAATTTATTAAGAACCTGGATATACCAGGAGATGCAAAGATGATGCTCTTGAATTTAACACCCCAAACTTATGTTGGAGCAGCGGCTGAATTGGCAAAAAACATAAAGACAGCCATAAATTTAGTGAATGGATTGACCGCTTAA
- the LOC113690864 gene encoding uncharacterized protein isoform X2, with translation MEVEASFRVASRINCKAAPYRNPICNYRTLNLRFPYHHRLPHLSNASFYTLKSCYCKAIVKESSTEVVEKGRKMYSHDIKLSSLTALCPLDGRYWAKVKELALFMSEYGLIRFRVLVEVKWLLKLSQIPEIPEVPSFSKDTEAYLQGLIDGFSLDDAMEVKKIEKVTNHDVKAVEYFLKQKCQSHPEIGKVVEFFHFACTSEDINNLAHALMLKEALSMVMIPAMDEVISAISDMAMENAHIPMLSRTHGQPASPTTLGKEMAIFAFRLSRERQDISKVKILGKFAGAVGNYNAHLVAYPDINWPQVAEEFVTSLGIDFNPYVPQITKAGEIGSSTMPHKVNPIDFENSEGNLGVANGGLSHLSMKLPISRWQRDLTDSTVLRNMGVGLAHSLLAYRNTLMGIGKLQINEASLSEDLNHTWEVLAEPIQTVMRRYGVPEPYEKLKEVTRGRVVTQESMREFIKNLDIPGDAKMMLLNLTPQTYVGAAAELAKNIKTAINLVNGLTA, from the exons ATGGAAGTGGAGGCTAGTTTTAGGGTGGCATCTCGTATCAATTGCAAAGCGGCGCCGTATCGCAATCCAATCTGCAATTATCGAACCTTAAACCTCCGTTTTCCCTACCATCACCGTCTTCCCCACCTCTCAAATGCTTCATTTTACACTCTCAAAAGCTGCTACTGCAAAGCCATTGTAAAAGAGAGCAGTACTGAAGTTGTAGAAAAA ggAAGGAAGATGTATTCACATGATATAAAGCTCTCAAGCCTTACGGCTCTGTGTCCTCTTGATGGACGTTATTGGGCTAAGGTCAAGGAGCTAGCTCTTTTTATGAGTGAATATGGTTTAATTcgctttagggttttagttgaG GTGAAATGGTTGTtaaaactttctcaaattcctgaAATTCCTGAGGTTCCAAGCTTCTCTAAAGATACTGAGGCTTATTTGCAAGGCTTGATTGATGGATTTAGCTTGGATGATGCCATGGAagtcaagaaaattgagaaggtGACTAACCATGATGTCAAGGCAGTGGAATATTTTTTGAAGCAAAAGTGCCAGTCACACCCAGAGATAGGAAAG GTGGTAGAGTTTTTCCACTTTGCCTGTACATCTgaagacattaacaatcttgcTCATGCACTTATGCTGAAAGAAGCTCTTTCTATGGTGATGATACCTGCTATGGATGAAGTGATTTCAGCTATAAGTGACATGGCTATGGAAAATGCTCACATTCCTATGCTTTCTCGCACCCATGGGCAG CCAGCTTCACCTACGACCTTGGGAAAGGAAATGGCAATTTTTGCATTCAGGTTAAGTCGGGAAAGGCaagatatttcaaaagttaaaataCTTGGGAAGTTTGCTGGTGCTGTTGGAAACTATAATGCACATCTTGTGGCGTACCCTGATATCAATTGGCCGCAAGTTGCAGAGGAATTTGTGACATCTCTTGGAATTGATTTCAATCCCTATGTGCCTCAA ATAACCAAAGCTGGTGAGATTGGATCTTCTACAATGCCTCACAAGGTTAACccaattgattttgaaaatagtGAAGGAAATCTTGGAGTGGCTAATGGAGGTTTGTCCCATTTAAGCATGAAGTTACCTATTTCACGCTGGCAG AGGGACTTGACTGATTCTACTGTTCTGAGAAACATGGGTGTAGGTTTAGCACATTCTCTTCTAGCCTACAGGAATACATTAATGGGCATTGGAAAGCTTCAG ATCAATGAAGCTTCCCTGAGTGAAGACTTGAACCACACATGGGAGGTGCTTGCAGAGCCAATACAAACT GTCATGCGAAGATATGGTGTCCCAGAGCCTTACGAAAAATTGAAGGAGGTAACAAGAGGAAGAGTGGTGACCCAAGAGAGCATGAGAGAATTTATTAAGAACCTGGATATACCAGGAGATGCAAAGATGATGCTCTTGAATTTAACACCCCAAACTTATGTTGGAGCAGCGGCTGAATTGGCAAAAAACATAAAGACAGCCATAAATTTAGTGAATGGATTGACCGCTTAA